The Astatotilapia calliptera chromosome 14, fAstCal1.2, whole genome shotgun sequence genome includes a region encoding these proteins:
- the akap1b gene encoding A kinase (PRKA) anchor protein 1b, whose product MPLRFRSVVPYTLPGVLALIGWWWYISRKRERLINHDRTEGTPTTTDLKTSSADGSNGLVEKDTVSPTNDTDSPIHRPPNASNQRTQHENISQIHFQHTEASPSLAQSSEKFSCNSERMKQGVHRPPQSALPSLDKDDSLQVSSKDRKDPERSLSLALGTELNLVKNPVSDLERATFSYQSTKVTSSFPTTSLLSGAERPDPEGEVAKNHSTNNTQDEMIGWDEHASNVERVDPSEADSLDTPPPVPDFHQHILSSTPTDPVLASTSLSIVQNTTAVTPEDILVHGSPGEEHDLEDLAARLITKVISAATQEVLSVTSCQVVDKSLPNCSSGGLYPELEPIIATQKHHHLSTSPSQVGCDCREATEKEAQAVPNGCSSSPVWKSVDVSHINHQKNAVHSSHWSTQLPQEAQTSPVLNIKLKGDEAAPLAEDSACSTCHSEDGISSEDLQSSLFDNQSDVIQLTDLSAGEAAQGQVQAESLTEGLVLSATEEDSLDAACEIKGLNAVGVRNGAHGTCEVETDQSGGSDVNSMDSVDSGCTMGALESKGNHAASSTGLIIWEIEVPKHLVGRLIGKQGRYVSFLKQNSGAKIYISTLPYTQEFQICHIEGTQQQVDKALSLIGKKFKDLDLNNLYAAPPPPLTLPSLPMTSWLLLPSGVTVEVIVVNIVSAGHVFVQQHTHPTYHALRSLDQQMFLCYSQPGTPALPSPAEIGVICAAPAVEGAWWRAQVITFYKESNEVEIRYVDYGGYDRVKIDSLRQIRSDFVTLPFQGAEVLLDNIAPLPGEDRFSAEATSELEEMTRGVSLLAQVSSYDNNTGLPLVHLWNMVGDEVISVNRTLAERGLGVWVDGF is encoded by the exons ATGCCACTGAGGTTTCGCTCTGTTGTACCCTATACACTGCCCGGAGTACTCGCACTGATTGGATGGTGGTGGTACATCTCACGAAAGAGAGAGCGGCTCATCAACCATGACAGGACTGAGGGAACTCCAACCACTACGGACCTTAAAACATCTTCAGCAGATGGTAGCAATGGTTTGGTGGAGAAAGACACTGTATCCCCCACAAATGACACAGACAGCCCCATTCACAGACCTCCAAATGCCAGTAACCAGAGaacacaacatgaaaacatttcacagaTCCATTTCCAGCACACTGAAGCATCACCGTCACTGGCACAAAGTTCTGAAAAGTTTTCATGTAATTCTGAGAGAATGAAACAAGGAGTCCATAGGCCTCCACAGTCAGCACTGCCATCACTTGATAAAGATGACAGCTTGCAGGTATCATCAAAAGACCGTAAAGACCCAGAGAGGAGCTTGTCACTTGCCTTGGGAACAGAGCTCAACCTAGTGAAAAATCCAGTATCTGATCTAGAAAGAGCCACATTTTCCTATCAGTCTACCAAAGTCACCAGCTCCTTTCCCACAACATCGCTGCTTTCTGGTGCAGAGAGACCAGACCCGGAGGGGGAAGTTGCAAAGAACCACAGCACTAATAATACACAAGATGAAATGATTGGTTGGGATGAGCATGCATCCAATGTAGAGAGGGTGGACCCATCAGAAGCAGACTCTCTGGATACACCTCCACCAGTGCCGGATTTTCACCAACACATTCTGTCCAGCACACCAACTGACCCAGTCCTGGCCTCTACATCCCTAAGTATTGTCCAGAACACAACAGCAGTAACACCAGAGGACATATTGGTACACGGTAGCCCTGGAGAGGAGCATGATCTTGAGGATCTTGCTGCTCGACTTATAACTAAGGTCATCTCAGCTGCCACCCAGGAAGTCCTTAGTGTCACAAGTTGCCAGGTTGTGGACAAAAGTCTGCCTAACTGCAGTAGTGGTGGACTATACCCCGAGCTCGAGCCAATCATagcaacacagaaacaccatCATCTCTCGACAAGCCCttctcaggtaggctgtgattGTAGAGAGGCAACAGAAAAAGAAGCGCAAGCAGTGCCTAATGGCTGCTCCTCATCTCCAGTATGGAAATCTGTTGATGTCAGTCACATAAATCATCAGAAAAATGCTGTTCACAGCAGCCACTGGTCAACACAGCTGCCCCAAGAAGCACAAACCTCACCTGTGTTGAACATTAAACTAAAAGGTGACGAGGCTGCTCCGCTGGCTGAGGACTCGGCCTGCAGCACCTGCCACTCTGAGGATGGCATTAGCAGCGAGGATCTTCAAAGCAGCTTGTTTGACAACCAAAGTGATGTGATCCAGCTTACAGACCTCTCTGCAGGAGAAGCGGCACAGGGCCAGGTGCAGGCTGAGAGTTTGACAGAGGGCTTAGTTTTGTCTGCAACTGAAGAAGACTCTTTGGATGCAGCGTGTGAGATAAAGGGGCTAAATGCAGTAGGTGTAAGGAATGGAGCTCATGGGACATGTGAAGTAGAGACGGATCAATCTGGAG GTTCTGATGTAAACAGTATGGACTCTGTGGATAGCGGATGCACTATGGGTGCCCTAGAGAGTAAGGGCAACCATGCTGCCTCAAGCACTGGGCTGATCATCTGGGAGATTGAGGTACCAAAG CATCTTGTAGGGAGGCTTATTGGAAAGCAAGGTCGATATGTGAGTTTCCTAAAGCAGAACTCTGGAGCAAAGATCTACATTTCTACCTTGCCTTATACACAGGAGTTCCAGATTTGTCACATAGAAG GGACACAGCAGCAGGTCGACAAAGCCCTGTCGTTGATTGGGAAGAAATTTAAAGACCTGGACCTCAACAATCTATATGCTGCACCACCACCTCCACTTACATTACCATCTCTTCCCATGACTTCATGG CTTCTCCTTCCAAGTGGAGTCACAGTTGAAGTGATAGTGGTGAACATCGTGTCAGCTGGTCACGTCTTTGTCCAGCAACACACCCACCCCACGTACCATGCCTTGCGAAGCCTTGACCAGCAGATGTTCCTTTGCTACTCACAGCCAGGCACCCCTGCCTTGCCCTCACCTGCTGAAA TTGGTGTGATCTGTGCAGCTCCTGCAGTTGAAGGAGCCTGGTGGAGAGCTCAGGTCATCACCTTCTACAAAGAATCGAATGAAGTGGAGATCAGATACGTTGACTATGGAGGCTATGACAGAGTTAAGATTGACTCACTACGGCAAATAAG GTCTGACTTTGTGACACTACCATTTCAAGGTGCTGAAGTATTACTCGACAACATTGCACCACTACCAG GAGAGGATCGTTTTTCAGCTGAGGCCACATCAGAGCTGGAGGAAATGACCAGAGGAGTCTCATTGCTTGCGCAG GTCTCCAGCTATGATAACAACACAGGCCTCCCGCTGGTCCACCTGTGGAACATGGTTGGAGATGAG GTTATATCTGTGAACCGTACACTGGCAGAGAGGGGCCTGGGTGTTTGGGTGGATGGATTTTGA